In Geopsychrobacter electrodiphilus DSM 16401, a single window of DNA contains:
- a CDS encoding succinylglutamate desuccinylase/aspartoacylase family protein has product MRNQAAFSLGGVNVSAGTRTTIDLPMAKLYTHAEVTLPVHVIHGRQKGPTLFVSAAIHGDEINGVEIIRKLLQSRSLSRLKGTLLAIPVVNPFGFIQRTRYLPDRRDLNRSFPGSATGSLASRLAHLFMDQIVNRCSHGIDLHTGSNYRSNLPQIRADLSDPETARLADAFGAPLVIHSEVRDGSLREAVADKGIPILLYEAGEALYFNPAAIKTGTQGILNVMRAIGMLSPARKKPAQDPIHSDKTHWIRATMSGIFEKRVSLGSLVHKGDLLGIQSDPLGDETQKLFSPLTGVVIGQLNLPLTYEGDALMNIARVKDTDEAEETLDDYTSGLTEADYGAER; this is encoded by the coding sequence ATGAGAAACCAGGCGGCATTTTCGCTGGGGGGAGTCAATGTCAGTGCGGGCACCCGCACCACGATTGATCTGCCGATGGCAAAACTTTACACCCACGCGGAAGTGACCTTGCCGGTGCACGTAATTCACGGCCGGCAAAAGGGTCCGACCCTGTTTGTCAGTGCCGCGATCCATGGTGATGAGATCAACGGGGTCGAGATCATCCGTAAGCTGCTGCAGAGCCGCTCCCTGTCACGCTTAAAAGGAACCTTGCTGGCGATTCCGGTGGTTAACCCCTTCGGTTTTATCCAGCGCACCAGATATCTGCCTGACCGACGTGATCTGAATCGATCCTTTCCGGGCTCGGCGACCGGTTCGCTGGCCAGTCGCCTGGCGCATCTGTTCATGGACCAGATCGTCAATCGCTGCAGCCACGGCATCGACCTGCACACCGGCTCCAACTATCGCAGCAACCTGCCCCAGATCCGCGCCGATCTTTCGGACCCGGAAACCGCCCGGCTGGCCGACGCCTTTGGCGCCCCGCTGGTGATTCACTCCGAGGTGCGTGACGGATCCTTACGCGAGGCGGTGGCCGACAAGGGGATTCCGATCCTGCTCTATGAAGCGGGCGAGGCGCTCTACTTTAACCCGGCGGCGATCAAGACCGGCACTCAGGGCATCCTCAATGTCATGCGCGCCATCGGCATGCTCAGTCCCGCTCGCAAAAAACCGGCGCAGGATCCGATCCATTCCGACAAAACCCATTGGATCCGTGCCACCATGAGCGGTATCTTTGAAAAACGGGTCTCTCTCGGCAGTCTGGTCCATAAAGGGGATCTGCTCGGGATTCAGAGCGACCCCCTGGGTGATGAGACCCAAAAGCTCTTCTCACCCCTGACCGGAGTAGTGATCGGCCAACTCAACCTGCCATTGACTTATGAAGGGGACGCCCTGATGAATATTGCCCGGGTCAAGGACACCGATGAGGCCGAAGAGACACTGGACGATTACACTTCCGGCTTGACCGAGGCGGATTACGGCGCGGAGCGTTAA
- a CDS encoding ATP-dependent zinc protease family protein — protein MNTTIGWREWISLPELQIPGIKAKIDTGARTSALHAFFVEPFRQDGIAMVRFGVHPLRKREEIELICTAPVKEQRLVTDSGGHRENRFVIETPIKLGQHLCPIEITLTNRDTMKFRMLLGRSALQKLEFLVDSSHSYLIGKSLRKEYPPKKELSA, from the coding sequence ATGAATACAACTATCGGCTGGCGCGAATGGATATCCCTGCCCGAGCTGCAGATCCCCGGCATCAAAGCCAAAATTGACACCGGCGCCCGGACCTCCGCCCTGCACGCGTTCTTTGTCGAACCCTTCCGCCAGGATGGCATCGCCATGGTCCGCTTTGGCGTGCATCCTTTGAGAAAGCGCGAAGAGATTGAACTGATCTGCACCGCGCCGGTCAAGGAGCAGCGCCTGGTAACCGATTCAGGCGGACACCGTGAAAATCGCTTCGTCATTGAAACACCTATCAAGCTCGGCCAGCATCTCTGCCCGATCGAAATAACCCTCACCAACCGCGACACCATGAAATTCCGTATGCTTCTCGGCCGCAGCGCCCTGCAGAAGCTTGAATTTCTGGTCGATTCGAGCCACTCGTATCTGATTGGCAAATCCCTGCGGAAAGAGTATCCCCCGAAAAAGGAGCTATCAGCATGA
- the rimK gene encoding 30S ribosomal protein S6--L-glutamate ligase, whose protein sequence is MKIAILSRNPKLYSTRRLVEAGEELGHEIQVIDPLRCYMTIASQRPTIHYKGEELKDFDAIIPRIGASVTFYGTAVVRQFEMMNVYSVNESVAISRSRDKLRSMQLLARKGIGMPVTGFAHSTKYTNDLIDMVGGAPLVIKLLEGTQGIGVVLAETNKAAESVIEAFRGLRENILVQEFIKEAGGADIRCFIIGDKVVAAMKRQGKEGEFRSNLHRGGSATIVRLTPEERSTAIRAARIMGLSVAGVDLLRSNHGPVIMEVNSSPGLEGIELATEKDVAAQIIQFIEKQAKPGKTKTRGKG, encoded by the coding sequence ATGAAAATTGCCATCCTCTCGCGCAACCCTAAACTCTACTCAACCCGGCGCCTCGTCGAAGCGGGAGAAGAGCTTGGCCATGAAATTCAAGTGATCGACCCCTTGCGCTGCTATATGACCATCGCGTCACAGAGACCGACAATTCACTACAAGGGGGAGGAGTTGAAGGATTTTGACGCCATCATCCCCCGCATCGGCGCCTCCGTCACCTTCTACGGCACCGCGGTTGTGCGTCAGTTTGAAATGATGAACGTCTACAGCGTCAACGAATCGGTCGCCATCAGCCGCTCGCGCGACAAATTGCGCAGCATGCAGTTGCTGGCACGCAAGGGGATCGGCATGCCGGTCACCGGCTTTGCCCATTCGACCAAATACACCAACGACCTGATTGATATGGTCGGCGGGGCGCCCCTGGTCATCAAACTCCTGGAAGGGACACAGGGGATCGGCGTGGTTCTGGCCGAAACCAACAAGGCGGCCGAAAGCGTCATCGAGGCCTTCCGCGGTCTGCGCGAGAACATTCTGGTTCAGGAATTTATCAAGGAGGCAGGTGGTGCCGATATTCGCTGCTTCATCATCGGCGATAAGGTTGTAGCCGCAATGAAGCGTCAGGGCAAAGAGGGCGAGTTCCGCTCCAACCTCCATCGCGGCGGCTCGGCCACCATCGTCCGCCTGACCCCCGAAGAACGCTCCACGGCGATTCGCGCAGCACGCATCATGGGTTTGAGTGTTGCCGGCGTCGATCTGCTGCGTTCTAATCACGGACCGGTCATTATGGAGGTCAACTCCTCCCCCGGGCTCGAAGGGATTGAACTGGCGACAGAGAAAGACGTGGCCGCTCAGATCATTCAGTTCATCGAGAAACAGGCCAAACCGGGCAAAACCAAAACCAGAGGTAAGGGATGA